The DNA region CTCTGCCCTCTGCCTTTTGCCATGTTTTCAGTCGGGTTGGTATGAAGCGGAAATAAATCTCTAGAGATTTTGTTGGAATTTCTCAAATTTGTGTCGAAACTAAACTCAACTGTAGCCTGGAGCTTTCACAAGCAAGGCTTTTTCAACCACGATCGCTAGAACTTTGAACGGCTACTTCACGTACTGCTATCCCCATCCAGGTTGATAACAGTACTGAATTCGTTTGACTAAAGTTCACAACCAATTTCATTTCGGTGTCATCCCAAGTGTGCTGGCGTTTAGGAGAGGGCAAGTAATTTCTATGGAACAGAAATCAATTCACATGGAGCAGAAAACTCATACAGTCCAGGATGGGGCTTCTGTCATTGTCTTAACTCCGACTGGACGTTTAGATATCACCACAGCATGGCAGTTCCGGCTCAAACTGCAAGAATGTATCTCCAAGCATAGCCGCCATGTAGTGGTTAACCTGGGGCAAGTCAACTTTATTGATAGCTCTGGGCTGACTTCTTTAGTGGCCGGAATGCGAGATGCAGATAAGGTGAGAGGTAGCTTCCGGATTTGCAACGTTCATCCAGAGGCCCGCTTAGTCTTTGAAGTGACCATGATGGATTCCGTGTTTGAAATTTTTGATACGGAAGACGAAGCGTTAGAAGGTGTTCCACGGGGAATTGCCAGTTAAGACCGGGAATTGTTAGGGGTGAGTTTGCATGAGTTCAGATGAATTCATGATTCAGAACTCAAAATTATAGTTTTCCCGTTTGGTATAGCGATAAGGCCCCAAAATGGCACCCCACAAAGCTTTTCCCGTTGCCAGATCGATGCCCTTATCGTAGCTGAGGAATTCAGTAGCACTGACCTCAAAGCCGAGAGATACATAGCGTGTCTCACCCTGATAGATAAAACTACACTGGGTATCAGGTAGGGACGAAGCAATAAAGCGGTAAGAACCTGTTGAGCCAGGACTATTTTCCACCTGATGCTGACTAATGACTTTGAGAATGCACCCTGGTAGCAGTTCAACTTGTTCCAGGGTGATTGTTTTCAGTAGCTCTGGTTTTTGCCCTGCTCCAGCTACTGCTTCTGGATCCTTAAAACCGTAATATTGCACCTGAAGTGCTTCAGGATCAGTTGAGCTAACTTGTAATCGCAGTAATCGCTGACGGTAGGGGTGATCTAAATTTACAACGCTGGCCTGCTCTGCAAACAACGTCAGACTGTCAGCGGAGAATAGTGAGAGCGGACGATGCCAAAGCCGCAGATGGACAAACCAGGCAGGTTCTGCGATCGCCTGCTCTCGATTATCAAATTCACCTGCGAGGTAGTGAGCCAGCGTCCGTAAATCAGCAGAAATAGTCATCCGGTCATCAAGGGGTCAAACAGCTTCTCATCTCGAAGGCTCAAATCCTCCTCATTCTGATCCCTCGCAACGGTACAAAACTTGGCAAACTTACCGTCAAGCGCGAGAATGGAGGGAAGATGAACCTTCCAAATTCTACTGTGAACAACGTCCGCACTGTTTCTGATACCAAGCGAGCCTTTTACACCCTCCACACTCGCCCCATTAACTCCATCTACCGTCGGGTGGTGGAGGAGTTAATGGTTGAGATGCACCTGCTCGCCGTGAATATGGATTATCGCTACGATCCAATCTATGCGCTGGGTGTTGTCACCTCCTTTGAACGATTCATGCAGGGTTATCGCCCAGAGGCAGACAAGCCTTCCATCTTTGATGGGTTATGTAAAGCGCTGCAAGATGACCCCAACCTTTACCGTCAAGATGCAGAACAGATGCGGGCCTTTGCCAGCCAGAAATCTGCCAAGGACTTGGTGGCCTGGTTTGAACAGGCGGCTGCAACTCCTTATGGAGATGACTTGCAGGAGCGAATTAAGGCGATCGCCAATAACCCCAAGTTTAAATACAGCCGCTTATTTGCCATTGGTCTATTTAGCTTGTTTGAACTGGCAGATCCATCCGCGATGAACAACGAGGCTCAGCGCGAGGAATTGCTGAAGCAGGTCTGTGCTGTATTGCACTTACCTCAAGACAAGGTACAAAAAGATCTGGAACTGTACCGCAGTAACCTGGAAAAGATGACCCAGGCTCAGGCAGTGATGAGCGACATCCTGCAAGCGGAGAAGAAAAAACGGGAGGAGCGATCGCAGGCCAATACCAGTACCGATCCTGCTGAATCTTCTGATACGCCCAAGGACGAAGCGGCTTCGGGTTCCTGAATTAAGTTGTTCGGGTGGAAAAATCTGGAATTCCCTGATAGCCCTTTGAAGATCAGGTAGACATAAATTGCGCCGCTGCTGATGCATTCTGTTGGCATAGCGTTCTACCCGAAAAGGTTATCTATGGCTTTTCACACTCCTCCCCAAAAACAGCAAGGCCACTATCGGTACGACCCAACCGCTTTACATCCAATGGGGCCAGCCCGGATCTTCCCCTACACTGGCGAAGATGGCCTGTTGCGGTATCTGTTCACCAGGTTTGGACACCGTTGGTTAGACCAGGGGAAATTGTCTCAACCCTGGGATTTGTTGCTGCAACAGATGCATCGGGGGTTGAAGCAGCTAGATGATGCCTGGAGCTATTTAACGACCCAATTGGTTGACTTTGAGCTGTTTCAGTCAGGGTGGTTGAATCTGGATTTGCCTCCCGATGAACAGTTTAATGCCAGCTTTGTCCGCGAGCGCCGCACCATGACCAATGCCCTGTTAGCGGCTAAAAAGGCATCTGAATCAATCGGTTCCCTGGAGGTTGGCCGTCTCCACTTTTATGATGCGCTGCAACAACATGGCTATGATCGGCCTGAAACCTGGCAAATTCATCAACGGGAGGAGGGCTTAAGCGATCGGGAGTTTGCCCGTCAGCGGGTAGCCGGACAAAACCCCGTCATGCTGCGGCAAATTCAGCCCGTGGATCAGCCTTTGTTGGATAGTTTACGCTCCCAACCACTGCAGCTAGGAAATGGGGATGCGATCGACCTGATGCAAGCTGCAGCCCAACACCGCTTATTTGTAACAGATTATCCCTTGCTGCAAAATTTATCTGCGGCAGATTTACAGCCTGGACGCTATGTGGGCAGTCCCGTGGCTCTGTTTCATCAATCCCCAACTGGATTGGAACCGATTTTAATTCAACTGGAACCAGGGAACATAGTCACACCAGGGACGAATGGTGGCCCAGCCGATCGCTGGATGCAGGCCAAGCTGTTTGTGCAGGTAGCAGACGTGACCTATCACGAGTTAATTACTCACCTGTGCGATACCCACCTGGCGATGGAAGCCTTCGCGATCGCTACACCGCGTCAGTTGCCCATCAATCATCCGCTATATCGGTTACTCCGTCCCCACTTCCAATTTCTGCTGGCAATCAACACCCGTGGCAATGCCGTGCTGCTCAGTAAAGGGGCAGCCATTGATCAGTTGATGGCTCCCACTCGTGAAACCTCCCTGGAATTGATTAATCGGGCCTATCGAGAACACTCCTTTAGCGATCACGCTCTGCCCAAACTGATTCAACGTCAGGGAGTAGGGGCTGAGTTCCTGCCAGATTTTCCGTACCGGGATGATGCCTTGTTGCTGTGGGAGGCGATCGCCCGCTATGTGACTCGCTATCTGCAACGCCATTATGCAGACAATGTGGCCATTCAGCAGGATCCTTACCTGCAGGCCTGGGCTGCTGAACTGGGTGAACCCCTGGCTTCCCGTCCTCGCTCCGAGTTTCCCCAAGCTCCATTCTGGCTCCCAGAATCTGTGTTGGCGGAAATGGGACTCCAACCGACCCAACTTCCCAACCTGCCCCGTGTCCCCGGATTTCCAGCACAATTATCCAGCCTGCAGCAACTGATTGAAATTGCCACCCAAATCATCTTCACCTGCGGCCCTCAACACGCAGCCGTTAACTTCAGCCAGTTCGACTACATGGGATATACTCCGAATGCTCCTTTTGCGGCCTACTGCCAACCGGGAGATTGCACCTCCTTAAAACAGTTACTGCCTCCCAAAGAGCAAGACCTGGGCCAAATGGAACTTACCTTTGCCTTAAGTGGCATTCGTTGGGGGAAATTGGGTAGTCCCGATCTGATCCAGTTTCATGATGTGGGCGATCGCACTGTTCTATCTCAATTTCAGGCAGATTTAGCCGCGATCGAGCAAGAAATCAACACCCGCAACCAGCATCGTGTCGCTAAGAGTGGAGTCGCCTATCCCTACCTGCTGCCCTCCCGCATTCCCAACAGCATCAACATTTGAGGAGTCACTCCTGACATACCGCAATAGGGTACAAGATCTGGTATAAACCGACTGGTGCTATGTAACCCTATTCCTGAACACCTAACGATATGGATATCAAGTCTCTGATTCGCGAAATTCCCGACTTCCCTAAACCCGGCATTTCCTTTAAAGACATTACAACTTTGCTGCGGGATGCCAGGGGGCTGTCCTACTCCATTGATTTACTGGCAGAGAAATGCGAAGATTTGGAGCCGGATTTCATCGCTGGTATGGAGTCACGGGGATTCATTTTTGGCACCGCTCTGGCCTGTAAGCTGGGTGCGGGTTTTATCCCCGTCCGCAAACCGGGCAAGCTGCCTGCTGCGGTTCATTCGATTGAGTATGAATTAGAATACGGCACCGATAAGTTAGAGGTACACCAGGATGCCCTCTATCCACCCGGTTCCAAAGTCCTGATGGTAGATGATTTGATTGCCACCGGGGGAACAGCAGCGGCTACGGCTCAGTTGATTCAGCAGGCGGGGGGAACGTTAGTGGGTTGCGCCTTTGTGATTGAACTGGTGGATCTGAAAGGACGAGAGTTATTACCCGCTGTACCGATCGTTTCCCTGGTGCAATATACGGGAGATTAGGGATTACACTGGAAACCAATTACTAATGGCAAAGAGATGAGTACCTCCGGTCAGAGTTGGTTTGTCTCCAGTTGGGATCGCTTCGTTGCCTTTCTGGGTAGCGATACATTTGCTTACATCGTGAAGCGGGTTTTACAGGGACTGATTACCCTGTTGCTGGCCTCGATTCTTTGCTTCCTGCTGATTCAACTGGCTCCAGGGAATTATTTGAGTACTCTCAAAGAAAATCCTAAGATTTCCCCCGAACGCATTGAACAGTTAAAGCAGCAGTTTGGCCTGGATAAGCCCTGGTATGTGCAGTATTTCCAGTGGTTGTGGCAGGTGGTGAGGTATGGCAATTTTGGCACCAGTTTTGTCTATAACCGATCGGTCGCTTCCTTGCTCTGGGAACGTGTTCCTGCCACTTTGCTACTGGCGTTTTCCTCGTTGATTGTTACCTGGGCGGTTGCCGTGCCAATGGGCATTATTGGAGCCGTGAATCAGAACCGCTGGAGCGATCGCATCTTGCGGATAATCAGTTACATCGGGCAGGGGTTTCCCAGTTTCATTGCGGCCTTGCTGCTGCTGATCTTTGCTCAGAATACGGCTCCTCTATTTCCAGTGGGGGATATGACCAGCATTGATTTCAATGACCTCACGCCGCTGGGCAAAATTTTGAATATTGGCTGGCACATGATCCTGCCGACGATCGCTCTCAGTATTACCAGCTTTGCGGGACTGCAACGGATCACTCGCGGTCAGTTACTGGATGTGCTGCGACAGGATTACATTCAAACAGCCCGTGCTAAAGGCTTGCCGGAAAACCGGGTGATTTACGTTCACGCCCTGCGAAATGCCGTGAACCCATTGATTACTCTCTTGGGCTTTGAATTTGCGGCCCTGTTGAGTGGAGCCTTCATTACTGAATATTTCTTTAACTGGCCCGGTCTAGGACGGTTGATTTACCAGGCTCTTCTGGCCCAGGACATATATCTGGTGATGGCCAGTCTGATGATGGGAGCCACAATGCTGATTGTTGGCAACTTATTAGCCGACCTGTTGCTGAAGGTAGTCGATCCCCGAATTAAGCTGGGAAGTGATGGGTAGGAACAATGAATGTATTCGCAAATTTACTATCTGGTGCGTTCTAAAGCGGATGGGCAGTATCTGGTGGCTCATCCGCGAGTCAATGGGGACGAGAACCCAACTTCAACGCAGAGTTATCTCTTGCTGTTTCGGGAACACTATGATGCCCTCAGCTACTTGAATACTCATGCCAGGGAGGTCGCCGATCGCTTTGCTATCGACTCTATTTCGGGAAACCAACTCGAAACCCTGCTGAAACGCTGGAATTTCAGTGGTGTTGGCATCGTTCAAGATCCCCTGTTGCCCAAGGTGGAGTTTTTGTCCAGATGAAGGGAATTAGTAATTAGGAATTAGGAATTCACAATTACCAGTTCAGAGCTTCTAATAATTCATAACTCCTAATTCATAACTCCTTATGGACGCTTCTGCTCTGATTCCCATTCTTTCGGTCGCGATCGCAACTTCTACGCCGCTTGTGTTTGCCAGCATTGGTGAAACGATTACGGAACGCGGGGGAGTGATTAATCTTTCAGCCGAAGGAACGGTGATGCTGGCGGCGATGGCTGGCTTTGCGCTCGCCAAGACAACCGAAGGGTTGGGAATAGTTCCCAGTCTGCTGCTGGGATTTGGTGGTGCAGCTTTGGTGGGAGCCGCGATCGCTTTAATTGTGGCCTTTGGCGCTCTCACCTTAAAGCAATCTCAGGTGGCGATCGGGTTTGTCCTGGCGCTGTTGTGTGCGGATCTGTCCTCCTTTCTGGGCAACCCCTTTGTGCGGGTTCCTGGCCCTACCGTTCCCAATTTCAAAATTCCGCTGCTCCAGGATATTCCCGTTATTGGACAACTGTTTTTTCAGAGTGATCTCCTGGTGTACGCCAGTTACCTGCTGATTATCTTCAGTGTCATTTACTTCTACCGCACTCGTCTCGGTCTGACTCTGAGAACCCTGGGAGAGCAACCTGCTGCAGCCTTTGCGCGAGGAACCAATGTGATTCTCTGGCGCTACTGGTATACCCTGCTGGGAGGAGCATTGATGGGAATTGGGGGAGCGGCTTTTTCGTTGGATTTTAAGGCAGGGTGGAGCTATCGTCATACTGCAGGATATGGCTGGATTGCCCTGGCGATCGTCATTTTTGGGGGCTGGAATCCCTTGCGAGTGGCTTTAAGTTGCTATTTATTTGGAATTTTGCAGTCGCTGGCCAGTGTTGCTCAAAGTTCTATTCCTGATGTCCCTACCCAAGTCTTTACAGTTGCGCCTTTTGTGTTGATGATTCTATTTCTGGTGCTCACTTCCAGTGAATGGTTGGAGCGACTCTTTAAGCTGCTTCCTCCAGCACTCAGTCGGTTTATGTCCCAGGCGATTCACAGTACGCCACCCCTGGCTTTAGGAAAAGTGTTTGAACAGGACTGAGCGCTGCCCTTTGTCATTGATTATTCGTCCTTAGTGACGCTTCATCCTGGCCAAGACTCTGCCAATCGGCGATCGCGTCGGTAGATTGAACGCGATGCATCCCGGCATCAGCAAACCGCTGGAAAGCTGCATCCGCCTGACTGCTAAAGTCCACGACACCAGGAACCACGACGGGAGAGGTGCAATCTTCCAGTAAGTACACTTTTTCAGCCAGGGAGGGATCCACCGCTTGAATTTCGGTGAGCAGATCGGCGATCGTCCACGCCACACAATGACTCTTAGCCTGACCTGCCACAATTACGGCATCAAAGGCCAGTAATCGATCAATTAAGGCTGAATTTTTCTGAGCGATCGCCTGTCCCTGACTGTCTTCCAGGACTTCAGGCCGTAACACGGAATAGTTTTCAGTCAGAGGATTATTCCCTTTCAGTTCAAAGCGGGTCTGACTCCTGCGAGCGATGCAGTGAAAAAAGATGGCCTCCTCTACTGCCGATACCAGCGCATGCCCAATGCCGCCTAACATCGAATGGTAAGGCCAGATGGTCAGTGGATACTTGCCTGCCTCAGTCAGTTGGCGTGTGTAGTGCAAGGCATAGCGCTGTAAAGCTGGATAATCGCCCCTGGCGACACTGGCCGCGATCGCTGGATTCACTTGCCAGCGCCCCTGTTCCACATCTTCCAGACGAATCATGGTGGTGGCAGGAACAGGATGCTCACCGTTTTGATTTACCCAGAAGATGGGATGAAAAATCTGCATCGCTGTGTGAGTATC from Leptodesmis sichuanensis A121 includes:
- a CDS encoding STAS domain-containing protein codes for the protein MEQKSIHMEQKTHTVQDGASVIVLTPTGRLDITTAWQFRLKLQECISKHSRHVVVNLGQVNFIDSSGLTSLVAGMRDADKVRGSFRICNVHPEARLVFEVTMMDSVFEIFDTEDEALEGVPRGIAS
- a CDS encoding chromophore lyase CpcT/CpeT, translated to MTISADLRTLAHYLAGEFDNREQAIAEPAWFVHLRLWHRPLSLFSADSLTLFAEQASVVNLDHPYRQRLLRLQVSSTDPEALQVQYYGFKDPEAVAGAGQKPELLKTITLEQVELLPGCILKVISQHQVENSPGSTGSYRFIASSLPDTQCSFIYQGETRYVSLGFEVSATEFLSYDKGIDLATGKALWGAILGPYRYTKRENYNFEF
- the psb29 gene encoding photosystem II biogenesis protein Psp29 — translated: MNLPNSTVNNVRTVSDTKRAFYTLHTRPINSIYRRVVEELMVEMHLLAVNMDYRYDPIYALGVVTSFERFMQGYRPEADKPSIFDGLCKALQDDPNLYRQDAEQMRAFASQKSAKDLVAWFEQAAATPYGDDLQERIKAIANNPKFKYSRLFAIGLFSLFELADPSAMNNEAQREELLKQVCAVLHLPQDKVQKDLELYRSNLEKMTQAQAVMSDILQAEKKKREERSQANTSTDPAESSDTPKDEAASGS
- a CDS encoding lipoxygenase family protein, translating into MAFHTPPQKQQGHYRYDPTALHPMGPARIFPYTGEDGLLRYLFTRFGHRWLDQGKLSQPWDLLLQQMHRGLKQLDDAWSYLTTQLVDFELFQSGWLNLDLPPDEQFNASFVRERRTMTNALLAAKKASESIGSLEVGRLHFYDALQQHGYDRPETWQIHQREEGLSDREFARQRVAGQNPVMLRQIQPVDQPLLDSLRSQPLQLGNGDAIDLMQAAAQHRLFVTDYPLLQNLSAADLQPGRYVGSPVALFHQSPTGLEPILIQLEPGNIVTPGTNGGPADRWMQAKLFVQVADVTYHELITHLCDTHLAMEAFAIATPRQLPINHPLYRLLRPHFQFLLAINTRGNAVLLSKGAAIDQLMAPTRETSLELINRAYREHSFSDHALPKLIQRQGVGAEFLPDFPYRDDALLLWEAIARYVTRYLQRHYADNVAIQQDPYLQAWAAELGEPLASRPRSEFPQAPFWLPESVLAEMGLQPTQLPNLPRVPGFPAQLSSLQQLIEIATQIIFTCGPQHAAVNFSQFDYMGYTPNAPFAAYCQPGDCTSLKQLLPPKEQDLGQMELTFALSGIRWGKLGSPDLIQFHDVGDRTVLSQFQADLAAIEQEINTRNQHRVAKSGVAYPYLLPSRIPNSINI
- a CDS encoding adenine phosphoribosyltransferase, with amino-acid sequence MDIKSLIREIPDFPKPGISFKDITTLLRDARGLSYSIDLLAEKCEDLEPDFIAGMESRGFIFGTALACKLGAGFIPVRKPGKLPAAVHSIEYELEYGTDKLEVHQDALYPPGSKVLMVDDLIATGGTAAATAQLIQQAGGTLVGCAFVIELVDLKGRELLPAVPIVSLVQYTGD
- a CDS encoding ABC transporter permease; the encoded protein is MSTSGQSWFVSSWDRFVAFLGSDTFAYIVKRVLQGLITLLLASILCFLLIQLAPGNYLSTLKENPKISPERIEQLKQQFGLDKPWYVQYFQWLWQVVRYGNFGTSFVYNRSVASLLWERVPATLLLAFSSLIVTWAVAVPMGIIGAVNQNRWSDRILRIISYIGQGFPSFIAALLLLIFAQNTAPLFPVGDMTSIDFNDLTPLGKILNIGWHMILPTIALSITSFAGLQRITRGQLLDVLRQDYIQTARAKGLPENRVIYVHALRNAVNPLITLLGFEFAALLSGAFITEYFFNWPGLGRLIYQALLAQDIYLVMASLMMGATMLIVGNLLADLLLKVVDPRIKLGSDG
- a CDS encoding ABC transporter permease yields the protein MDASALIPILSVAIATSTPLVFASIGETITERGGVINLSAEGTVMLAAMAGFALAKTTEGLGIVPSLLLGFGGAALVGAAIALIVAFGALTLKQSQVAIGFVLALLCADLSSFLGNPFVRVPGPTVPNFKIPLLQDIPVIGQLFFQSDLLVYASYLLIIFSVIYFYRTRLGLTLRTLGEQPAAAFARGTNVILWRYWYTLLGGALMGIGGAAFSLDFKAGWSYRHTAGYGWIALAIVIFGGWNPLRVALSCYLFGILQSLASVAQSSIPDVPTQVFTVAPFVLMILFLVLTSSEWLERLFKLLPPALSRFMSQAIHSTPPLALGKVFEQD
- a CDS encoding cysteine hydrolase family protein — translated: MTTQTLLPIPQHFDPQRVGEVWRVPYQERAAEAAAWAKRYGIQPAADDRRRICLLAVDVQNTFCIPGFELFVGGQSGMGAVEDNIRLCQFLYRNLGSITEIVPTLDTHTAMQIFHPIFWVNQNGEHPVPATTMIRLEDVEQGRWQVNPAIAASVARGDYPALQRYALHYTRQLTEAGKYPLTIWPYHSMLGGIGHALVSAVEEAIFFHCIARRSQTRFELKGNNPLTENYSVLRPEVLEDSQGQAIAQKNSALIDRLLAFDAVIVAGQAKSHCVAWTIADLLTEIQAVDPSLAEKVYLLEDCTSPVVVPGVVDFSSQADAAFQRFADAGMHRVQSTDAIADWQSLGQDEASLRTNNQ